Proteins encoded together in one Halomarina salina window:
- the mre11 gene encoding DNA double-strand break repair protein Mre11 produces MTRVIHTGDTHIGYQQYHRPERREDFLDAFRRVLDDAAADDVDAVVHAGDLFHDRRPSLQDILGTLDALRTLAAADVPFLAVVGNHEAKRDAQWLDLFESLGLAVRLDASPHVVGNTAFYGLDFVPRSQRDALEYEFEDHDADHAALVTHGLFQPFDFGEWDARDIVEGSPVEFGALLLGDNHKADRAQVADTWVTYCGSTERASADEREDRGYNIVEFDGDVGISRRGIETREFVFVDVELGDGEGVERVREQAGQYDVEDCVVIVTVEGDGERIAPADVESFLAERGALVARVTDRREFETTSEYDVSFADPDEAVRERVRELGLSRAARDIDETIRASKVADSNVTAEVESRVRDVVDDAEAFARAEPDIETDAGDTSDSEEPSAAEDPPDPEDTSDSDSPDDERDSEEATDSSPTDTPPTDTPPEEAVANADGEDQSTWGDF; encoded by the coding sequence ATGACGCGGGTCATCCACACCGGGGACACCCACATCGGGTACCAGCAGTACCACCGACCCGAGCGTCGCGAGGACTTCCTCGACGCGTTCCGCCGGGTCCTCGACGACGCCGCCGCGGACGACGTCGACGCCGTCGTCCACGCTGGCGACCTCTTCCACGACCGACGCCCGAGCCTCCAGGACATCCTCGGGACGCTCGATGCCCTCCGGACGCTCGCCGCCGCCGACGTCCCCTTCCTCGCCGTCGTCGGCAACCACGAGGCGAAGCGAGACGCGCAGTGGCTCGACCTGTTCGAGTCGCTCGGCCTCGCCGTCCGCCTCGACGCCTCTCCGCACGTCGTCGGGAACACGGCGTTCTACGGGCTGGACTTCGTCCCGCGCTCCCAGCGCGACGCGCTGGAGTACGAGTTCGAGGACCACGACGCCGACCACGCCGCCCTCGTCACTCACGGCCTGTTCCAGCCGTTCGACTTCGGCGAGTGGGACGCCCGCGACATCGTCGAGGGCTCCCCCGTCGAGTTCGGTGCGCTCCTCCTCGGAGACAACCACAAGGCCGACCGCGCGCAGGTCGCCGACACGTGGGTCACCTACTGCGGGTCGACCGAGCGCGCGAGCGCCGACGAGCGGGAGGACCGCGGCTACAACATCGTCGAGTTCGACGGCGACGTCGGCATCTCCCGGCGTGGCATCGAGACCCGCGAGTTCGTCTTCGTCGACGTGGAACTCGGCGACGGCGAGGGCGTCGAGCGCGTCCGCGAGCAGGCCGGGCAGTACGACGTCGAGGACTGCGTCGTCATCGTCACCGTCGAGGGCGACGGCGAGCGCATCGCCCCGGCCGACGTCGAGTCGTTCCTCGCCGAGCGTGGTGCGCTGGTCGCCCGCGTCACCGACCGCCGCGAGTTCGAGACGACCAGCGAGTACGACGTCTCGTTCGCCGACCCGGACGAGGCGGTCCGGGAGCGCGTGCGCGAACTGGGGCTGAGCCGCGCCGCCCGCGACATCGACGAGACCATCCGCGCGAGCAAGGTGGCCGACTCGAACGTCACCGCCGAGGTGGAGTCGCGCGTTCGCGACGTCGTCGACGACGCCGAGGCGTTCGCCCGTGCCGAACCGGACATCGAGACCGACGCCGGGGACACGTCCGACTCCGAGGAGCCGTCCGCCGCCGAGGACCCGCCCGACCCAGAGGATACGTCCGACTCCGATTCGCCGGACGACGAG